One genomic segment of Bremerella alba includes these proteins:
- a CDS encoding coproporphyrinogen-III oxidase family protein, translating into MATDSTKTEVGSYFISNYPPFSQWSEEYADDLNTALHSPPKEGVPLGLYLHVPFCRKRCKFCYFRVYTDKNAQEVETYVSALVKEIELVSQTEAMGGRPFRFVYFGGGTPSFLSPKQLKRLEDRLRTSISWDQAEEVTFECEPGTLRESKVKALRDMGVTRLSLGVENFFDSILEENGRAHLSKEVYTCWEWIEAANFPNVNIDLIAGMVGETWDTWKENIRKVLEFSPESVTIYQMELPFNTVYSQDILGNKIETPVADWPMKRAWVSYAFDELAKAGYSVSSAYTLVKDPSKVNFSYRDNLFGGSDLLATGVASFGHISGIHYQNKTEWGDYTGSLLEKGELPLKRAYRPTPEQLLIRETILLLKRGYLDAGYFREKFGVEILEKWSDIWKQYQQEGLVTIDADRIELTRDGLLRADGLLPPFFEPQFQGVRYT; encoded by the coding sequence ATGGCCACCGATTCCACCAAAACCGAAGTCGGTAGTTACTTCATTTCCAACTACCCTCCGTTCTCGCAGTGGAGCGAAGAGTACGCCGACGACCTGAACACCGCATTGCACTCCCCGCCGAAAGAAGGCGTACCGCTGGGTTTGTATTTGCACGTTCCGTTCTGCCGGAAGCGTTGTAAGTTCTGTTACTTCCGGGTCTACACCGACAAAAATGCCCAGGAAGTAGAAACGTATGTTTCCGCCCTGGTGAAGGAAATCGAACTGGTCAGCCAGACCGAAGCGATGGGGGGCCGACCGTTCCGCTTCGTTTACTTTGGCGGCGGGACCCCCTCGTTCCTCAGCCCGAAACAGCTCAAACGCCTGGAAGATCGGCTACGCACGAGCATCAGTTGGGATCAGGCCGAAGAGGTCACCTTCGAGTGCGAACCAGGCACATTACGCGAGTCGAAGGTGAAAGCCCTGCGTGATATGGGTGTGACTCGGTTGAGCCTGGGCGTGGAAAACTTCTTCGACAGCATCCTGGAAGAAAACGGCAGGGCTCACCTTTCCAAAGAAGTGTATACCTGCTGGGAATGGATCGAAGCTGCCAACTTCCCGAATGTGAATATCGACCTGATTGCCGGTATGGTCGGCGAAACATGGGACACGTGGAAGGAAAACATCAGGAAGGTTCTCGAGTTCTCGCCAGAGAGCGTGACCATCTATCAGATGGAGTTGCCGTTCAATACGGTTTACTCGCAAGATATCCTGGGGAACAAGATCGAAACGCCGGTTGCCGACTGGCCGATGAAGCGGGCCTGGGTCAGCTACGCATTCGACGAACTGGCCAAAGCAGGCTACAGCGTGAGCAGTGCCTACACTTTGGTCAAAGACCCCAGCAAGGTGAACTTCAGCTACCGCGATAACCTGTTCGGTGGTAGCGACCTTTTGGCCACCGGCGTGGCAAGCTTCGGTCACATCAGCGGTATTCATTACCAAAACAAGACGGAATGGGGCGACTATACTGGGTCATTGCTTGAGAAGGGAGAACTTCCCCTTAAGCGAGCCTATCGTCCGACGCCTGAGCAACTGCTTATCCGCGAGACGATCTTGCTGCTCAAGCGAGGTTACTTGGATGCCGGCTATTTCCGCGAGAAGTTCGGCGTTGAAATCCTTGAGAAATGGTCCGACATCTGGAAGCAGTATCAACAAGAAGGCCTGGTCACGATCGATGCAGATCGCATCGAATTGACGCGAGACGGTCTGCTGCGTGCCGATGGCCTGCTGCCGCCGTTCTTTGAACCGCAATTCCAGGGAGTGCGGTACACCTAA
- a CDS encoding DEAD/DEAH box helicase has translation MTESLETISHDLNIKTEVISLGWTAALARAPQIEITSEKFKPERPKVVSLTCSGPKIGVKSFVFPEAPAWLRSLEKKAAPKKEASDEPAADEEASSKPKAKRVTHIRPPGDVIKLEDRLYYLLQPSLESLVSSGAMEFPFEPFPYQFEGIAFLYPRHAAVMADEMGLGKTMQAISTMRMLLRAGELRSVLLVCPKPLVSNWKREFNLWAPEIPISVIEGDSAKRSWLWRDNQTPVKIANYELLMRDHELVSEEGGLHFDLVVLDEAQRIKNTASTTAEIAKGIPRTRSWALTGTPIENSTDDLVGVFEFLAPGLLTKGMNIKAMSSTANEYIIRRTKDLVMTDMPPRLYRDAELQLSPAQQEAYEFAEKEGIVRLEEMGQELTVQHVFELVLRLKQICNFDPRTGESAKMDQLKADLEEVAASGKKAILFSQWTRTIEEIRKHVEPFGPLEYHGKIPHKQREGVIDQFKHDPSKHVILMSYGAGSVGLNLQFCEYVFLFDRWWNPAIEDQAINRAHRIGAAGAVTISRYLAMGTIEDRINKVLEEKRELFNTLFSETEEPTKVGFSKDEILGLFDLRSPKGPIRFAA, from the coding sequence TTGACTGAATCCCTCGAAACCATTTCGCATGATCTCAACATCAAAACTGAGGTCATTTCGCTCGGCTGGACTGCCGCGCTGGCCCGTGCTCCGCAAATCGAGATCACCTCTGAGAAATTCAAGCCAGAACGTCCCAAGGTGGTCTCGCTTACCTGTAGCGGTCCTAAGATCGGCGTGAAAAGTTTTGTGTTCCCGGAAGCACCTGCTTGGCTACGGTCGCTTGAGAAGAAGGCTGCTCCCAAGAAGGAGGCATCCGACGAGCCTGCCGCTGATGAGGAGGCGTCATCCAAGCCGAAGGCCAAACGCGTGACCCATATTCGCCCCCCAGGCGATGTGATCAAGTTAGAGGATCGGCTGTACTACTTGCTTCAGCCTTCGCTTGAATCGCTGGTATCAAGCGGCGCGATGGAGTTTCCCTTCGAGCCGTTTCCCTATCAGTTCGAGGGCATTGCTTTTCTCTACCCGCGACATGCGGCGGTCATGGCCGACGAGATGGGACTCGGCAAGACGATGCAGGCGATCAGCACGATGCGGATGCTGCTCCGCGCAGGGGAACTGCGTAGCGTGCTGCTTGTTTGCCCCAAGCCGTTGGTTTCGAACTGGAAACGCGAGTTCAATTTGTGGGCTCCCGAGATCCCGATCAGCGTGATCGAAGGGGATTCTGCCAAGCGGAGTTGGTTGTGGCGAGACAATCAAACCCCGGTAAAGATCGCCAACTACGAACTGCTCATGCGTGACCATGAACTGGTCAGCGAAGAGGGAGGGCTCCATTTCGATCTGGTCGTGTTGGATGAAGCACAACGCATCAAGAACACTGCCAGCACTACGGCTGAGATTGCCAAGGGAATTCCCCGAACCCGGAGCTGGGCCCTGACGGGTACGCCCATCGAAAACAGCACGGACGACTTGGTAGGTGTCTTCGAGTTTCTGGCCCCAGGGCTGCTAACCAAGGGGATGAATATCAAGGCCATGAGTTCTACGGCCAACGAATATATCATTCGACGTACCAAAGACCTGGTAATGACTGACATGCCGCCGCGGCTATATCGCGATGCCGAACTTCAGCTTTCGCCTGCCCAGCAAGAGGCGTACGAATTTGCCGAGAAAGAAGGGATCGTTCGGCTCGAAGAGATGGGCCAGGAGCTGACCGTTCAGCATGTTTTCGAGTTGGTGCTACGTCTCAAGCAGATCTGCAACTTCGATCCACGGACCGGCGAAAGCGCCAAGATGGATCAGCTGAAAGCCGATTTGGAAGAAGTCGCCGCCAGCGGAAAGAAGGCAATTCTGTTTAGCCAATGGACGCGCACGATTGAAGAGATTCGTAAGCACGTCGAACCATTCGGGCCGCTCGAATACCACGGAAAAATTCCACACAAACAGCGGGAAGGGGTGATCGATCAGTTCAAGCACGACCCGTCTAAGCATGTCATCCTAATGAGCTATGGCGCTGGCAGCGTCGGTTTGAACTTGCAGTTTTGCGAATACGTCTTCCTGTTCGATCGTTGGTGGAACCCAGCGATTGAAGACCAGGCCATCAACCGGGCTCACCGCATCGGGGCCGCTGGGGCTGTGACGATCAGCCGCTACTTGGCCATGGGGACAATCGAAGACCGAATTAACAAGGTACTGGAAGAGAAGCGTGAGTTGTTTAATACCTTGTTCAGCGAAACCGAGGAGCCAACGAAGGTCGGCTTTTCGAAAGACGAAATCTTAGGGCTGTTCGATCTGCGTAGTCCCAAAGGGCCGATTCGGTTCGCGGCGTAG
- a CDS encoding aldehyde dehydrogenase family protein, with protein sequence MLNIPAIRWGKPYDSLEKEDVVHFSTGEPIAQLSQVGGGILKRDIRKAQSARDALLQFSPAEILEKLATAGKLFLEADLPIGDGSQTPEAFVHAQSATTGLPEHMCRANMQKNAFVLQNMPKILDSLTRGLDLNILARGYGKEPDRDVMLSYQAQSPVLGAVLPSNSPGVHTLWLPAVALQLGLVLKPGGKEPWTPYRIFSAMVEAGLPAEAFSLYPGAGSDVGSSLLSSVDRAMVFGGQQTIEQYAGNPKVQPHGPGFSKILLGDDVVDDWPQYLDLMVQSVFANSGRSCINASGIWASRHTKEIAQAIAEKIGPTEIKEPTDDEAALAAFTMPGMAPAVWGMIESDLEEDGVTDYTASYGDRLVQMERCDYLKPMVVHAENPEKQVASKEYMFPFVSVVECPQEEMIQKIGYSLICSAITGDEKFARDLVNATHIDRLNIGPIPTHKVDWLQPHEGNIIEFLFRSRAYQSAPVQVAAS encoded by the coding sequence ATGCTAAACATTCCTGCTATCCGTTGGGGCAAGCCCTACGACTCGCTCGAAAAAGAAGACGTCGTCCATTTTAGTACTGGTGAGCCAATCGCCCAGCTGAGCCAGGTCGGCGGCGGCATCCTTAAGCGAGACATTCGTAAAGCTCAGTCCGCTCGTGATGCCTTGCTGCAGTTCAGCCCAGCCGAAATCCTGGAGAAGTTGGCCACTGCCGGTAAGCTTTTTCTGGAAGCAGACCTTCCCATCGGTGACGGTTCGCAGACACCAGAAGCATTTGTGCATGCTCAAAGTGCCACGACCGGCCTCCCAGAACATATGTGCCGTGCGAACATGCAGAAGAATGCATTCGTGCTGCAGAATATGCCCAAGATTCTCGACTCGCTAACTCGCGGGCTCGACCTCAACATTCTGGCACGCGGCTACGGTAAAGAACCGGATCGCGATGTCATGCTCAGTTATCAAGCTCAAAGTCCGGTACTCGGCGCCGTGTTGCCTTCCAACTCACCCGGGGTGCATACCCTGTGGCTTCCGGCCGTCGCGCTTCAACTCGGTCTGGTTCTCAAGCCAGGTGGAAAGGAGCCATGGACGCCGTACCGGATTTTTTCTGCCATGGTCGAAGCTGGGTTGCCAGCCGAAGCATTCAGTTTGTATCCCGGAGCTGGTAGTGACGTGGGTTCGTCGCTACTCTCTTCGGTCGATCGAGCGATGGTCTTCGGCGGTCAGCAGACGATCGAACAATATGCCGGCAATCCAAAGGTTCAGCCGCACGGTCCTGGTTTCAGCAAGATTTTGCTGGGCGACGATGTGGTCGACGATTGGCCGCAGTATCTCGATCTGATGGTGCAGAGCGTCTTCGCCAATAGTGGACGAAGCTGTATCAATGCATCCGGCATTTGGGCCTCGCGTCATACAAAGGAAATTGCTCAAGCGATTGCCGAAAAGATTGGGCCTACCGAGATCAAAGAACCGACCGACGATGAAGCCGCCCTGGCAGCATTCACGATGCCCGGCATGGCTCCGGCCGTTTGGGGAATGATTGAATCAGACCTCGAAGAAGATGGAGTGACCGACTACACCGCGTCCTACGGTGATCGATTGGTTCAGATGGAACGCTGCGACTACCTCAAGCCGATGGTGGTGCACGCGGAAAACCCTGAGAAACAAGTTGCCAGCAAAGAGTACATGTTCCCGTTCGTCTCCGTGGTCGAATGCCCGCAGGAAGAGATGATCCAAAAGATCGGTTACTCGCTCATCTGCTCGGCCATAACTGGCGACGAAAAGTTTGCTCGCGATTTAGTCAACGCAACGCATATTGACCGTTTGAATATCGGTCCGATACCGACCCATAAGGTCGATTGGCTGCAACCGCATGAAGGAAACATCATTGAGTTCCTCTTCCGCAGCCGAGCCTACCAATCGGCTCCGGTGCAGGTCGCGGCTTCGTAG
- a CDS encoding DUF2314 domain-containing protein, which yields MNTFCDGDDFIAMFFEVPQNFTKYTEGTYVRIAAEDVLDWMVNNEGKLYGGFSLRYQRKRKPESERASFDEYIGVTEYA from the coding sequence ATGAATACGTTCTGCGACGGAGATGACTTTATTGCGATGTTCTTTGAAGTCCCTCAGAACTTTACCAAATACACCGAGGGAACTTACGTTCGAATCGCTGCCGAAGATGTTTTGGACTGGATGGTCAACAATGAGGGCAAGTTGTATGGGGGCTTTTCGCTTCGCTATCAACGCAAGCGGAAGCCCGAGAGCGAGCGGGCCTCTTTCGACGAATACATCGGGGTGACGGAGTATGCATAA
- the scpB gene encoding SMC-Scp complex subunit ScpB produces the protein MQRLEAILFLAKQPLTSRKLAQLANLADGTEARTLVRSLNKLYDAANRAFRVEELAGGYQLLTRGKFADWVRRVVGSDDPTRLSTPAMETLAIIAYRQPVLRADVEAIRGVNCGEIIRQLMDRDLVQIKGRSEELGRPFLYATSPAFLRFFGFRSLEDLPRKDEFRRFEAETDTSAASQVDDQKETSVTITLAPQSPAIDNNDLVAGGATTAPWTPDQPSAQAPPIEDEEDELYEDDDGLDDEIPDEDTDEDDDEDDFDDDWDDDDDDDIDDEEDADESDDEESDWEEVEDDDWEDEEEDDFDDDDDEEDDWGDDEEE, from the coding sequence ATGCAGCGGTTGGAGGCGATTTTATTCCTTGCCAAGCAACCGCTAACTTCCCGCAAATTGGCCCAGCTTGCCAACTTGGCGGATGGAACCGAAGCCCGTACACTAGTGCGTTCCCTGAATAAGCTTTACGACGCCGCTAACCGAGCATTCCGTGTGGAAGAGCTCGCCGGTGGGTACCAACTGCTAACCCGGGGAAAATTCGCCGACTGGGTTCGGCGAGTCGTTGGCAGCGACGATCCCACACGGTTATCGACGCCAGCGATGGAAACACTAGCGATCATCGCATACCGGCAACCGGTCCTCAGGGCCGATGTCGAAGCGATTCGCGGTGTAAACTGCGGCGAAATTATTCGTCAGTTAATGGATCGGGATTTAGTCCAGATCAAGGGAAGAAGTGAGGAACTGGGAAGACCTTTCCTGTATGCAACCTCGCCTGCGTTCCTGCGATTTTTTGGATTCCGTTCCCTAGAAGATTTGCCCCGTAAAGATGAGTTTCGACGATTCGAAGCCGAGACCGACACGTCTGCGGCCAGTCAGGTTGACGATCAAAAGGAGACATCGGTGACGATCACACTTGCCCCACAAAGCCCTGCCATCGATAACAACGACCTGGTCGCCGGAGGAGCCACTACGGCCCCCTGGACCCCAGATCAGCCGTCGGCCCAAGCGCCTCCGATTGAAGACGAAGAAGACGAACTCTACGAAGACGACGACGGTTTAGACGACGAAATCCCAGACGAAGATACTGACGAGGACGACGACGAAGACGATTTCGACGACGACTGGGACGACGATGATGATGACGACATCGACGACGAAGAAGACGCTGACGAGTCGGATGACGAAGAAAGCGACTGGGAAGAAGTCGAAGACGACGATTGGGAAGACGAAGAAGAAGACGACTTCGATGATGATGACGACGAAGAAGACGACTGGGGCGACGACGAAGAGGAATAA
- a CDS encoding glycine cleavage system protein H, whose amino-acid sequence MSDELVFMMGKFEARFPTDRQYAKNHCWATRSGNAYRFGFSAYAVRLLQDVYFLEWQVDEGAKITEGQEIGFIESSKAESELYPSIAGVLARLNPDLMSDPSRINVDMYGEGWLYEIEGSGQALLDPHQYIEHLAAVWEVTQRTIKGQLNE is encoded by the coding sequence ATGAGCGACGAGTTGGTTTTCATGATGGGGAAATTTGAGGCCCGCTTCCCCACCGACCGGCAATATGCCAAAAACCACTGCTGGGCGACCCGAAGCGGCAATGCTTACCGTTTCGGGTTTTCAGCTTATGCAGTGCGATTACTGCAGGATGTCTATTTCCTGGAGTGGCAGGTTGACGAGGGTGCTAAAATTACCGAAGGTCAAGAGATCGGTTTCATTGAAAGCAGCAAAGCCGAAAGCGAGCTCTACCCCTCCATTGCCGGTGTTCTGGCGCGGTTGAACCCCGACTTGATGAGTGACCCTTCGCGGATTAACGTCGATATGTACGGCGAAGGTTGGCTCTACGAAATTGAAGGCAGCGGCCAGGCGCTGCTCGACCCGCACCAATATATCGAGCACCTTGCTGCGGTCTGGGAAGTCACCCAGCGGACCATCAAGGGACAACTGAACGAGTAA
- a CDS encoding outer membrane protein assembly factor BamB family protein, whose amino-acid sequence MKSSLTILLTATLFASVAIAQLRADWPMYRGNALAQGVSDESLSDNLDVKWTLEIDNGAFEATPIVVDGVVYIGDLDGRVYAVKLEDGSKVWTYEGNVDQLSGFMGSPAYRDGRIYVGDIDGVLHCLNAEDGKLLWKFEAGLEINGSVNFYQDKILIGSQDAHLYCLNKEDGKLAWKVQIDDQIRCMPTVVSNRGFVAGCDSKLHVIDLDNGEPIGTVPIDGPTGSAPAVRDDMAYFGTEAGSFFAINWKDLKVIWQFQDERNRQQIRASAAVLPQQVVFGSFSKSLVSLDRETGKEQWTFKARGKINSSPVVAGNRVYFGSADSRVRAVDLKTGKEVWQYEAKSGFPAGPAVSDGCLLIATERGVLYCFAEKK is encoded by the coding sequence ATGAAATCCAGTCTGACGATACTGCTGACGGCGACCCTGTTCGCAAGCGTAGCCATCGCTCAGTTGCGCGCGGACTGGCCCATGTATCGCGGCAATGCCCTTGCCCAAGGCGTTTCCGACGAGTCCCTCTCCGACAACTTAGACGTCAAGTGGACGCTTGAAATCGACAACGGTGCCTTCGAGGCCACTCCCATCGTCGTGGATGGCGTTGTCTACATCGGAGATCTCGACGGGCGCGTTTACGCCGTGAAGCTTGAGGATGGCTCGAAAGTTTGGACCTACGAAGGCAACGTCGACCAGCTTTCGGGGTTCATGGGTTCGCCAGCCTATCGCGATGGTCGGATCTATGTCGGTGACATCGACGGCGTACTACACTGCCTGAATGCAGAAGACGGCAAGCTTCTTTGGAAATTTGAAGCCGGCCTCGAAATCAACGGCAGCGTTAACTTTTACCAAGACAAGATCTTGATCGGGTCGCAGGATGCCCACCTCTATTGCTTGAACAAAGAGGATGGCAAGCTGGCCTGGAAAGTTCAGATCGACGATCAAATCCGTTGCATGCCAACGGTGGTTTCCAATCGTGGTTTCGTCGCCGGCTGCGATAGCAAACTACACGTGATCGACCTCGACAATGGGGAACCCATCGGCACCGTCCCCATCGATGGTCCGACCGGTTCGGCACCTGCGGTACGTGACGACATGGCCTACTTCGGTACTGAAGCGGGTTCGTTTTTTGCGATCAACTGGAAAGACTTAAAGGTCATCTGGCAATTTCAAGACGAGCGGAATCGCCAACAGATCCGCGCCAGCGCCGCGGTCCTTCCGCAGCAAGTGGTGTTCGGTTCGTTTAGCAAGAGCCTCGTTTCGCTTGATCGTGAAACGGGAAAAGAACAATGGACGTTTAAAGCCCGAGGCAAGATCAACAGTTCTCCGGTCGTGGCCGGGAACCGTGTTTATTTTGGTTCGGCCGACAGCCGTGTCCGCGCGGTTGACCTGAAAACCGGCAAGGAAGTTTGGCAGTACGAAGCCAAGAGTGGTTTCCCCGCAGGCCCGGCAGTTTCGGACGGCTGCTTATTGATAGCCACCGAGCGAGGTGTGTTGTATTGCTTCGCTGAAAAGAAATAA
- a CDS encoding ferredoxin family protein, protein MPKRLTVVVSQGQSNNPAKRKLEEDIVASLLFEPGIEVTIVPHLYDLKPDGPGIMGLQAITTDFVVISWLYERATRWTLDRNNIRGKEGTTLLVHETDEDEDDLLDDEPTDEDKLRVIDNRPVPNRLIYSIDLRVSNKVEDYVEEVKRIQKEISTQVVELGGLNGTPSPTPQQLERIANPTNDTALKEGGELEKPEAIEPFRIEEDATRRWYPVIDYSRCTNCMECIDFCLFGVYGVDGVDGVETILVEMPDNCRKGCPACSRVCPENAIIFPQHKTPTIAGSDEVAAGGLKIDLSQLFGKPKEDEKSLDTAVRERDEQLLLAGRDTVGEAVGMPKRQAEKDSRDKDELDNLIDAIDDLDI, encoded by the coding sequence ATGCCCAAACGTTTGACGGTCGTCGTCAGCCAAGGCCAAAGCAACAATCCAGCTAAACGCAAGCTGGAAGAAGATATCGTTGCGTCGCTGCTGTTTGAGCCTGGTATCGAGGTAACAATCGTTCCTCATTTGTATGACTTAAAGCCTGACGGCCCCGGTATCATGGGGCTGCAAGCGATCACGACCGACTTCGTCGTTATTTCGTGGCTTTATGAACGTGCCACACGCTGGACGCTCGATCGCAACAACATCCGCGGCAAAGAAGGGACGACCCTGCTTGTCCATGAAACGGATGAAGACGAAGACGACTTGCTAGACGACGAACCAACCGACGAAGACAAACTGCGAGTCATCGACAACCGCCCGGTTCCTAACCGCCTGATTTACAGCATAGACCTTCGTGTATCGAATAAGGTCGAAGATTATGTGGAAGAGGTGAAACGTATCCAGAAGGAGATTTCCACCCAGGTTGTCGAACTGGGCGGACTCAACGGAACGCCTTCTCCCACACCTCAGCAATTAGAACGCATCGCCAATCCCACCAATGACACCGCACTGAAAGAAGGTGGAGAGCTCGAGAAACCGGAAGCGATTGAACCTTTCCGTATCGAAGAAGACGCCACGCGGCGATGGTATCCGGTGATCGACTACAGCCGCTGTACCAATTGCATGGAGTGCATCGACTTCTGCTTGTTCGGCGTGTACGGCGTCGACGGTGTCGACGGTGTCGAGACCATCCTCGTTGAAATGCCCGACAATTGCCGCAAAGGCTGTCCGGCCTGTAGTCGAGTGTGCCCGGAAAATGCGATCATTTTCCCACAGCATAAAACGCCAACGATTGCTGGGAGCGATGAAGTCGCTGCGGGTGGCTTGAAGATCGATCTCTCGCAGCTCTTTGGCAAGCCGAAGGAAGACGAAAAGTCACTAGATACGGCAGTCCGTGAACGGGACGAACAGCTTCTACTAGCAGGCCGCGATACCGTAGGAGAGGCCGTGGGTATGCCCAAACGTCAAGCGGAAAAGGATAGCCGTGACAAAGAT
- a CDS encoding iron-containing alcohol dehydrogenase, producing MIPFDFQPRTRIVFGPDSLQRLGELALEFGAKRALVVSDPGVIKAGHTQRGIDCLESAGVEAFQFDGVQENPSTENVAQGVAFAQKHMPELIVGLGGGSAMDCAKGINFLLTNGGEMKDYWGVGKATQEMLPMIAVPTTAGTGSEAQSFALITDAKTHFKMACGDKKAACRVALLDPTLTVTQPQKVTALTGIDAISHALETFVTKKRNEVSLSFSREAWRLLAGNFTRVLNHPEDVEARGAMQLGACFAGLAIENSMLGAAHALANPLTAHYGVVHGQAVGVMLPSVIRYNGEAFNELYQDLLSIPIDLPNYPAPEQGAHGLANLVQSWVDAAGLATNLNQLSINGEKLETLSCDAAKQWTGNFNPREVNADEFSKLYRSAMQ from the coding sequence ATGATTCCATTCGATTTCCAGCCACGCACACGGATTGTGTTTGGTCCGGATAGCCTGCAGCGGCTCGGCGAATTGGCCTTAGAGTTCGGCGCAAAGCGAGCGCTCGTGGTCAGCGACCCTGGAGTCATCAAGGCCGGTCATACCCAACGGGGAATTGATTGTCTGGAATCGGCCGGCGTCGAAGCATTTCAATTCGACGGCGTTCAAGAGAACCCATCGACAGAGAATGTTGCCCAGGGAGTTGCGTTCGCGCAGAAGCACATGCCCGAGCTGATCGTTGGCTTGGGTGGTGGCAGCGCGATGGACTGTGCCAAGGGAATTAATTTCCTGCTGACCAACGGCGGAGAGATGAAGGATTACTGGGGAGTCGGCAAGGCAACCCAAGAGATGCTTCCCATGATCGCGGTGCCAACGACCGCCGGAACCGGGAGCGAAGCACAATCGTTCGCCCTGATCACCGACGCCAAGACGCACTTCAAAATGGCCTGCGGAGACAAGAAAGCCGCTTGCCGAGTTGCGCTACTCGATCCCACACTGACCGTAACCCAACCGCAAAAGGTTACGGCCCTGACCGGGATCGATGCAATCAGTCATGCCTTGGAAACGTTCGTTACGAAGAAGCGGAACGAGGTCAGCCTGAGTTTCAGTCGCGAAGCATGGCGACTGTTGGCCGGCAACTTCACCCGAGTGCTGAACCATCCGGAAGACGTCGAGGCCCGGGGTGCGATGCAACTAGGAGCTTGCTTCGCCGGGCTGGCAATCGAGAACTCCATGCTCGGTGCCGCGCACGCCCTCGCCAATCCTTTGACGGCCCATTACGGTGTGGTGCATGGCCAGGCCGTGGGTGTGATGCTTCCGTCGGTAATTCGCTACAACGGCGAGGCGTTCAACGAGCTTTACCAAGACTTACTTTCGATTCCCATCGACCTGCCAAACTATCCAGCCCCCGAGCAAGGCGCCCACGGCTTGGCAAATTTGGTGCAAAGCTGGGTTGATGCCGCAGGGCTTGCCACAAATTTGAATCAACTGTCGATCAACGGTGAAAAGTTAGAAACCCTTTCCTGCGACGCGGCCAAGCAGTGGACAGGGAACTTTAATCCCCGTGAAGTCAACGCGGACGAATTCTCGAAGCTTTACCGATCGGCCATGCAATAA